The Prevotella sp. oral taxon 299 str. F0039 genome has a segment encoding these proteins:
- a CDS encoding TetR/AcrR family transcriptional regulator translates to MSVNKIVMKILKEDIRNRIVTAARNEFIKNGFRKTSMRTISAKSGVVLGNIYNYFKTKDDIFYAVLRPLLAVLDGRLSSYRIEPNKIDKLRFSIQSQKDLLRETLKIIFLYKEELKLLLFESKGTSVEFFRENFIEEQVAISKEYIDQMQKVYPQIQTKVSSLFFRISSSTWVTIVGEIVSNPEIRKEEAKQVLSEYIRYNTAGWRELINQ, encoded by the coding sequence ATGTCCGTTAATAAAATAGTAATGAAAATATTAAAAGAAGATATAAGAAACAGAATTGTCACAGCTGCCCGCAATGAATTTATTAAAAATGGTTTTAGAAAAACTTCGATGCGAACAATTTCTGCAAAATCAGGAGTTGTCTTAGGTAATATATACAATTATTTTAAGACAAAAGATGATATTTTTTATGCTGTCCTTAGGCCTTTACTTGCTGTCTTGGATGGAAGGCTGTCCTCCTATCGCATAGAACCCAACAAAATAGACAAACTTCGTTTCTCTATACAAAGTCAAAAAGATTTGCTAAGAGAAACGCTTAAAATAATTTTCTTGTATAAAGAAGAATTAAAGTTATTGCTCTTTGAATCAAAAGGTACTTCTGTAGAATTTTTCCGTGAAAATTTTATCGAAGAACAAGTTGCAATAAGTAAAGAATATATTGACCAAATGCAAAAAGTCTATCCACAAATACAAACAAAAGTTTCGTCACTATTCTTTCGGATTTCCTCTTCTACATGGGTAACAATCGTCGGAGAGATTGTCTCAAATCCAGAAATCCGTAAAGAAGAGGCAAAACAGGTTTTGTCTGAATATATACGCTATAATACAGCAGGATGGCGAGAACTCATTAATCAATAA
- a CDS encoding helix-turn-helix domain-containing protein, which yields MEQVRDLNMEADDMQVVLSAISGVSKRIKEVAQTHKPLFGGEHFLTGKEVCNRLYISPRTLQDYRDRKIIPYTQFAGKILYKASDLERMLEKNYYFKSI from the coding sequence ATGGAACAGGTAAGAGATTTGAACATGGAGGCTGACGATATGCAAGTGGTGCTGTCCGCTATCAGCGGAGTAAGCAAGAGAATTAAGGAAGTAGCACAGACACACAAGCCGCTCTTTGGCGGTGAGCACTTCCTCACAGGTAAGGAAGTATGCAATCGGCTGTATATCAGCCCGCGTACGTTGCAAGACTATCGGGACAGGAAGATTATTCCCTACACGCAATTTGCAGGGAAGATACTCTATAAGGCTTCGGACTTGGAAAGGATGTTGGAGAAGAATTACTATTTTAAGTCCATTTGA
- a CDS encoding helix-turn-helix domain-containing protein, with the protein MNYYIITETNWAKLRDEILSLAECCYKAFGEKSKHTDWLHNGDVCQLLNISKRTLQHYRDTGVLPFAQIGHKCYYKREDVEGLLETKSVKSNTDKSKNNK; encoded by the coding sequence ATGAACTATTACATCATTACGGAAACCAATTGGGCAAAGCTTCGGGATGAAATCTTGAGCCTTGCGGAATGCTGCTACAAGGCATTCGGAGAGAAAAGCAAGCACACGGACTGGCTGCACAACGGCGATGTGTGCCAGCTGCTGAATATCAGCAAACGCACCTTGCAGCACTATCGTGATACGGGTGTCTTGCCCTTTGCCCAAATCGGGCATAAGTGCTATTACAAGCGTGAGGATGTGGAAGGATTATTGGAAACCAAATCAGTGAAATCAAACACAGACAAATCCAAGAACAACAAATAA
- a CDS encoding VapE domain-containing protein has translation MLFLTACFPKNFAADRCNIMQEGFECLEVTHSHPNFTLGNQFKEIMKKNADAGNIDNRRNPHRRGSSSKNAEIENYLSTHYEFRYNTVLGRTEYRSRNSGIYTKVGRYEINTLRRELDCDEGIATSSDNLYSIIESSFSPRINPVQEYFKALPLIDISDSSSCDGESFRDSNVLYLSPKAILDLASCVVVRNSNKWLPYLTKWLVAVVANAMNDRECRNHTCLVLTGEQGKFKTTFLDLLCPSKLHGYSYTGKIYPQEKDTLTYIGQNLIVNIDDQLKALNKRDENELKNLITCPMVKYRMPYDKYVEEHPHLASFVASVNGNDFLTDPTGSRRFLPFEVLSIDIERAKAISMDNVYAEAKALLKSGFRYWFDDDEIAELYRESEDFQVQTAEMELLLRCFEKPTEDESYSLMTTTEILTYLGIYTHQPLVAKRMGEALKKAGYIKVSKRRNGGSPIYVYKIRKILPCPLLQTCSSQM, from the coding sequence ATGCTCTTTTTAACAGCCTGTTTCCCTAAGAATTTTGCAGCAGACAGATGCAACATTATGCAAGAAGGCTTTGAATGCTTGGAAGTTACGCATTCTCACCCTAACTTCACTCTTGGAAACCAATTCAAGGAAATAATGAAAAAGAACGCAGATGCAGGCAATATAGATAACAGAAGAAATCCTCATCGCAGGGGTAGCTCATCCAAGAACGCAGAGATAGAAAACTACCTCTCCACACACTACGAGTTCAGATACAATACAGTATTGGGAAGAACCGAATACCGAAGTAGGAACAGCGGCATATATACAAAAGTCGGTCGTTATGAAATCAATACGCTCCGCAGGGAACTTGATTGCGATGAAGGCATAGCGACTTCCTCCGATAATCTCTACTCCATTATCGAGAGCAGCTTCTCTCCCCGTATCAATCCCGTGCAGGAGTATTTCAAAGCATTGCCACTGATTGATATAAGTGATAGCAGTAGCTGTGATGGTGAGAGTTTCAGGGATAGTAATGTACTTTACCTTTCACCAAAAGCGATTCTCGATTTGGCAAGCTGCGTTGTTGTCCGTAATTCTAACAAATGGTTGCCGTATCTTACCAAATGGCTTGTGGCGGTGGTCGCCAATGCGATGAACGACCGTGAGTGCCGCAACCATACCTGCCTTGTGCTGACAGGCGAGCAGGGCAAGTTCAAAACTACATTCTTGGATTTGCTCTGCCCGTCCAAACTGCACGGTTACAGCTATACGGGCAAGATATATCCACAAGAGAAGGATACACTTACTTATATCGGTCAGAACCTTATCGTAAATATAGATGACCAGCTCAAAGCTCTCAATAAGCGGGATGAGAACGAGCTGAAGAACCTCATTACCTGCCCGATGGTCAAGTACCGTATGCCGTATGACAAGTATGTAGAGGAGCATCCCCACTTGGCAAGCTTCGTGGCATCGGTGAACGGCAATGACTTTCTTACAGACCCTACAGGCAGCAGACGGTTTCTACCCTTTGAAGTGCTTTCCATAGATATTGAGAGAGCAAAAGCTATCTCGATGGACAATGTCTATGCGGAAGCCAAAGCCCTGTTAAAGTCAGGCTTTCGTTATTGGTTTGATGATGATGAGATTGCCGAACTATACAGAGAGAGTGAAGACTTTCAAGTACAGACTGCAGAGATGGAGCTTTTGTTGCGTTGTTTTGAAAAGCCAACGGAGGATGAAAGTTATTCGTTAATGACCACTACGGAGATACTCACTTATTTGGGTATTTATACCCACCAGCCACTTGTTGCCAAGCGGATGGGCGAAGCCTTGAAGAAAGCAGGATACATAAAGGTGAGCAAACGAAGAAACGGTGGTAGCCCCATCTATGTCTACAAGATTAGGAAAATCTTGCCATGTCCGCTCCTTCAAACTTGTAGTAGCCAAATGTAG
- a CDS encoding toprim domain-containing protein: MKEEDLSRIKRYSIVEYLERKGIRPVRKTPTYAMYRSPLREETHPSFKVDTEKNLWIDYAEGRGGSIIDLCMRMEGCTLSEAIRCLGQNASDNGTSSFLNDFVPNNSQPVMAVNGARRLIEISDTLPPHLQDYLTKERCVNLEKATPFLKCISYEVRGRRYQAIGFANLSGGYELRDDKTFKGTIAPKDITPIFTDRAEPVCIFEGFMDFLSFLSMKEEITNHCLVMNSVSNVARTIRYLNDRHLTHIRAFLDNDEAGRRTVQDFIKAGFHVEDMNIHYKDFKDLNEYHVSCVREQQKRKAQEQTHISITGQNKKSKQVKLKMK, translated from the coding sequence ATGAAAGAAGAAGATTTATCACGTATCAAGCGATATTCCATTGTGGAGTATCTCGAAAGGAAAGGTATCAGGCCTGTCCGCAAAACACCGACCTATGCCATGTACCGTTCACCGCTCAGGGAAGAAACGCATCCGAGTTTTAAGGTGGACACTGAGAAGAACCTTTGGATAGACTATGCCGAAGGCAGGGGCGGAAGCATAATCGACCTCTGTATGCGTATGGAGGGATGCACGCTATCGGAAGCTATCCGTTGTTTGGGACAGAACGCTTCCGATAATGGCACATCTAGTTTTCTTAATGACTTCGTGCCAAATAATTCCCAGCCTGTGATGGCTGTAAATGGAGCAAGGAGACTGATAGAAATATCAGACACCCTGCCGCCACATTTACAGGATTATCTTACGAAGGAACGCTGTGTCAACTTGGAAAAGGCTACGCCTTTCCTCAAATGTATCAGCTATGAGGTAAGGGGCAGGCGCTATCAAGCCATCGGCTTTGCCAATCTCTCTGGCGGCTATGAGCTTCGGGACGACAAGACGTTCAAGGGAACGATAGCTCCGAAGGACATTACTCCGATATTCACGGATAGAGCGGAGCCAGTATGTATCTTTGAAGGCTTCATGGACTTCCTATCCTTCCTTTCGATGAAAGAAGAGATTACCAACCACTGCCTTGTGATGAACTCCGTGAGCAACGTGGCAAGGACTATCCGTTATTTGAATGACCGACACCTTACCCATATCCGTGCCTTCCTTGACAATGACGAAGCAGGACGGAGGACTGTTCAAGATTTCATAAAGGCAGGCTTCCATGTTGAGGATATGAACATACATTACAAAGACTTCAAGGATCTCAACGAATATCATGTCAGCTGTGTCCGTGAGCAGCAGAAACGGAAAGCGCAGGAACAGACACACATATCAATTACAGGACAAAACAAGAAATCAAAACAAGTCAAACTTAAAATGAAATAG
- a CDS encoding DUF3408 domain-containing protein, with amino-acid sequence MEKKTMMSDKDLSWFLGVEDEAEDESTSQEATAVPERERPTNKQDTENTMHSEPARNAENVTIQKRISAKMRKKTLESYKQAYLVPTKLNNRKAVYLSRETQERADFIVRRLGDRGSNLSSFVENIVRQHLEEYGEDIEKWRRL; translated from the coding sequence ATGGAAAAGAAAACTATGATGAGCGACAAAGACCTTTCATGGTTCTTGGGCGTGGAAGATGAAGCAGAGGACGAATCTACTTCACAAGAAGCGACTGCGGTTCCTGAAAGAGAAAGACCAACAAACAAGCAGGACACAGAGAATACCATGCACTCCGAGCCTGCACGGAATGCTGAGAACGTAACCATTCAGAAACGCATCAGTGCCAAGATGAGAAAGAAAACACTCGAATCCTACAAGCAAGCCTATCTTGTGCCGACCAAGTTAAACAACCGTAAGGCGGTCTATCTGAGCAGGGAAACACAGGAACGTGCCGACTTTATTGTGCGTAGATTAGGCGACAGGGGTAGCAACCTTTCAAGCTTTGTTGAGAACATCGTGCGTCAGCATCTGGAGGAATATGGTGAAGACATAGAGAAATGGAGAAGACTGTAA